From a single Nocardioides panacis genomic region:
- a CDS encoding acyl-CoA dehydrogenase family protein codes for MWATLDPAQGRAAIKSFVVPKGTPGMTLERLEHKLGIRSSDTAAFRFVDCRVPKENLLGDPDVDTQQGFAGAMATFDNTRPLVAAMAVGCARASLELTRELLEEAGVVIDYDRPALTQSAAAATFLQLESDYEAAYLLTLKAAWMADNGQPNSLEASMAKAKAGRTGSDVTLRCVELAGSIGYSEHDLLEKWARDSKILDIFEGTQQIQQLIVARRLLGLSSTQLK; via the coding sequence GTGTGGGCGACCCTCGACCCGGCACAGGGGCGGGCGGCGATCAAGTCCTTCGTGGTGCCCAAGGGCACGCCCGGCATGACCCTGGAGCGCCTCGAGCACAAGCTCGGGATCCGCTCGTCGGACACCGCGGCGTTCCGCTTCGTGGACTGCCGGGTGCCCAAGGAGAACCTGCTGGGCGACCCCGACGTGGACACCCAGCAGGGCTTCGCCGGCGCGATGGCCACCTTCGACAACACCCGCCCGCTGGTCGCCGCGATGGCCGTCGGCTGCGCCCGGGCCTCGCTGGAGCTGACCCGCGAGCTGTTGGAGGAGGCCGGCGTCGTCATCGACTACGACCGCCCCGCGCTCACCCAGTCGGCGGCGGCCGCGACGTTCCTGCAGCTCGAGTCCGACTACGAGGCGGCCTACCTGCTCACGCTGAAGGCCGCCTGGATGGCCGACAACGGGCAGCCCAACTCGCTGGAGGCCTCGATGGCCAAGGCGAAGGCCGGCCGCACGGGCAGCGACGTGACGCTCCGCTGCGTCGAGCTCGCCGGCAGCATCGGCTACAGCGAGCACGACCTGCTCGAGAAGTGGGCCCGGGACTCCAAGATCCTGGACATCTTCGAGGGCACCCAGCAGATCCAGCAGCTGATCGTGGCCCGCCGGCTGCTGGGGTTGTCCAGCACCCAGCTGAAGTAG
- a CDS encoding DinB family protein → MPETQREPVPRTDTGELDTALAFLGFARGCVLKKAEGLDEEQLRRPLVDSGTSILGLVQHLADGERYWFGYHLAGVGGPDDRDFSMVVPADRSAEEVLAGYRAAIRDSDAAITAAGDPARPVAVPVDGEPLSLRWVLAHMTGETTRHAGHADILREQLDGATGR, encoded by the coding sequence ATGCCCGAGACCCAGCGGGAGCCGGTCCCGCGCACCGACACCGGCGAGCTCGACACCGCGCTGGCGTTCCTGGGGTTCGCGCGCGGCTGCGTGCTGAAGAAGGCGGAGGGCCTCGACGAGGAGCAGCTGCGCCGCCCGCTCGTCGACAGCGGTACGTCGATCCTCGGACTCGTGCAGCACCTCGCCGACGGCGAGCGCTACTGGTTCGGCTACCACCTGGCCGGCGTCGGCGGTCCCGACGACCGGGACTTCTCGATGGTGGTGCCGGCCGACCGGAGCGCCGAGGAGGTGCTCGCGGGCTACCGCGCCGCGATCCGCGACAGCGACGCCGCGATCACCGCGGCCGGCGACCCCGCCCGTCCGGTGGCCGTGCCGGTCGACGGCGAGCCGCTGTCGCTGCGCTGGGTGCTCGCCCACATGACCGGCGAGACCACCCGGCACGCCGGGCACGCCGACATCCTGCGCGAGCAGCTCGACGGGGCGACCGGACGCTAG
- a CDS encoding DUF2252 domain-containing protein, producing MVTKAQTKRQQQIVDVLDDAFSDLMTADPHAFRVKFRKMAADPFAFYRGSACLFYADMTTVKDQWADDRTGRVWIHGDLHAENFGTYMNSHGRMVFDVNDFDEAYIGHFSWDLRRFVASLALMGWQKALPDEAVRDLVGRYLRAYLAQVSHYASVAEDDDFALHLENTDGPVKDVLIAARTASRVALLDGMTRFEDHVRVFSEDGTVRRLPKAERRKVEKAFAAYLETIPESKKYDRALFYDVRDVVGKSGFGIGSAGLPAYNVLVEGYSQSLDNDVVLSMKQANVPAVSRFVDTASVDRYFDHEGHRTVVSQRALQVHTDPLLGYTSLDGVGYVVSEISPYEFDLDWGEINEPDEMASVVANLGRATAKVHCASDADSDQDLVDFQTEDAIVAVVEGRRKEFVADLTDFAVSYAHRVRTDHALFVEAFREGRIGGVTATA from the coding sequence ATGGTGACCAAGGCCCAGACCAAGCGGCAGCAGCAGATCGTCGACGTGCTCGACGACGCGTTCTCCGACCTGATGACCGCCGACCCGCACGCCTTCCGCGTGAAGTTCCGCAAGATGGCGGCCGACCCGTTCGCGTTCTACCGGGGCTCGGCCTGCCTGTTCTACGCGGACATGACCACGGTCAAGGACCAGTGGGCCGACGACCGGACCGGGCGGGTGTGGATCCACGGCGACCTGCACGCCGAGAACTTCGGCACCTACATGAACTCCCACGGCCGGATGGTCTTCGACGTCAACGACTTCGACGAGGCCTACATCGGGCACTTCTCCTGGGACCTGCGCCGCTTCGTGGCCAGCCTCGCGCTGATGGGCTGGCAGAAGGCGTTGCCCGACGAGGCCGTCCGCGACCTGGTCGGGAGGTACCTCCGCGCCTACCTCGCGCAGGTCAGCCACTACGCCTCGGTGGCCGAGGACGACGACTTCGCGCTGCACCTGGAGAACACCGACGGACCGGTCAAGGACGTGCTGATCGCGGCTCGCACCGCCAGCCGGGTCGCGCTCCTCGACGGCATGACGAGGTTCGAGGACCACGTGCGCGTCTTCTCCGAGGACGGGACGGTGCGGCGGCTGCCGAAGGCCGAGCGCCGCAAGGTCGAGAAGGCGTTCGCGGCCTACCTGGAGACGATCCCGGAGTCCAAGAAGTACGACCGGGCGCTGTTCTACGACGTGCGCGACGTCGTCGGCAAGTCCGGCTTCGGGATCGGCAGCGCCGGCCTCCCGGCGTACAACGTGCTCGTCGAGGGCTACAGCCAGTCGCTCGACAACGACGTCGTGCTGTCGATGAAGCAGGCCAACGTGCCGGCCGTGAGCCGGTTCGTGGACACCGCCTCGGTGGACCGGTACTTCGACCACGAGGGGCACCGCACGGTGGTCAGCCAGCGTGCCCTGCAGGTGCACACCGACCCGCTGCTCGGCTACACCAGCCTCGACGGCGTCGGGTACGTCGTCTCCGAGATCTCGCCGTACGAGTTCGACCTGGACTGGGGCGAGATCAACGAGCCCGACGAGATGGCCTCCGTGGTGGCGAACCTCGGGCGCGCCACCGCCAAGGTGCACTGCGCCTCCGACGCCGACAGCGACCAGGACCTCGTGGACTTCCAGACCGAGGACGCGATCGTCGCGGTGGTCGAGGGCCGCCGCAAGGAGTTCGTGGCCGACCTGACCGACTTCGCGGTCAGCTACGCGCACCGGGTCCGCACCGACCACGCGCTGTTCGTCGAGGCGTTCCGCGAGGGCCGGATCGGCGGGGTGACGGCCACCGCGTGA
- a CDS encoding DUF1295 domain-containing protein, whose translation MTDFPTGSFLGAVPFTLLAVVVVLGGTFLVALRLGRHAVVDVSWGLGFAAIAVAAFLASEGAGDGLISGFALVLTVVWGVRLAVHIGLRSRGHGEDPRYVELLAKAPGNPQLFALRRIYLTQGVVMWFVSLPVQVAMFTQGEANAATWVGVLLWVVGFTFETVGDLQLTRFRNDPSTRGQVLDTGLWRYTRHPNYFGDACVWWGLSLIAFSAWPGVLTILSPLLMTWLLAKGTGKPLLEKDMASRRPGYAEYVRRTSGFVPLPPKKHTVAPTGEAS comes from the coding sequence ATGACCGACTTCCCGACGGGGTCCTTCCTCGGCGCGGTGCCGTTCACCCTGCTCGCGGTCGTCGTGGTGCTCGGCGGCACCTTCCTGGTCGCGCTGCGGCTGGGCCGGCACGCCGTCGTCGACGTCTCCTGGGGCCTCGGCTTCGCGGCGATCGCGGTCGCGGCGTTCCTCGCCTCCGAGGGCGCGGGCGACGGGCTCATCAGCGGCTTCGCGCTGGTGCTCACCGTGGTCTGGGGCGTCCGGCTGGCGGTGCACATCGGGCTGCGCTCCCGCGGCCACGGCGAGGACCCGCGCTACGTCGAGCTGCTCGCCAAGGCCCCCGGCAACCCGCAGCTGTTCGCCCTGCGGCGCATCTACCTCACCCAGGGCGTGGTGATGTGGTTCGTGTCGCTGCCCGTGCAGGTCGCGATGTTCACCCAGGGCGAGGCCAACGCCGCGACCTGGGTCGGCGTGCTGCTCTGGGTGGTCGGCTTCACCTTCGAGACCGTCGGAGACCTCCAGCTCACCCGGTTCCGCAACGACCCGTCCACCAGGGGCCAGGTGCTCGACACCGGGCTGTGGCGCTACACCCGGCACCCGAACTACTTCGGCGACGCCTGCGTCTGGTGGGGCCTGTCGCTCATCGCGTTCAGCGCCTGGCCGGGCGTCCTGACGATCCTCTCGCCGCTGCTGATGACGTGGCTGCTGGCCAAGGGCACCGGCAAGCCGCTGCTCGAGAAGGACATGGCCTCGCGCCGCCCCGGCTACGCCGAGTACGTCCGTCGTACCAGCGGGTTCGTCCCGCTGCCTCCCAAGAAGCACACCGTCGCACCCACAGGAGAAGCATCGTGA
- a CDS encoding peroxiredoxin, with amino-acid sequence MKTIAEGTRAPDFELPDENGNPVRLSVALADGPVVLFFYPVALSGGCTKQACHFRDLATEFKELGAQRFGISTDSVAKQKEFSEANGFDYPLLSDESGEVATSLGVEAEVHHPRGSARRS; translated from the coding sequence GTGAAGACCATCGCCGAAGGCACCCGGGCCCCCGACTTCGAGCTGCCCGACGAGAACGGCAACCCGGTGCGGCTCAGCGTGGCGCTGGCCGACGGACCCGTCGTGCTGTTCTTCTACCCGGTCGCGCTGTCCGGCGGCTGCACCAAGCAGGCCTGCCACTTCCGCGACCTGGCCACCGAGTTCAAGGAGCTCGGCGCCCAGCGTTTCGGGATCAGCACGGACTCCGTGGCCAAGCAGAAGGAGTTCTCGGAGGCCAACGGCTTCGACTACCCGCTGCTGTCCGACGAGTCCGGGGAGGTGGCCACCTCGCTCGGCGTGGAAGCGGAAGTACATCACCCCCGTGGAAGCGCGCGACGTTCGTGA
- a CDS encoding acyl-CoA dehydrogenase family protein: MPVPQTPRGRTRRHGLTSGEKQDPIGLAVAVLNRLARSSALDRFGLRGPTERVVFEATRTGFRTLGAASRPFTRAGSRHGAPARVPAATGAGLFDLTPTEDEQMLVDVVREYAAEVVRPAAAEADDLAAAPEAVLKAGLDIGLPILGVPEDLGGISSERSAMAGTLVAEALAHGDLGLAVATLAPGAVSTALSLWGSDEQQATYLPAFTGDEVPAAALALTEPRPLFDPLTPATVAVADGDGYVLDGVKSMVPRGAEAELFVVGAELDGEPRLFLVESGTPGLVVEAEPSMGLRGASLARLVLTGVRVGDLAPLGGTEDYRECVRLSRLAWCALSLGTAQAVLDYVIPYVNEREAFGEPISHRQSVAFMVADIGIELNGMRLVTYRAASRAAQGKSFAREVALARRLCAEKGMRIGNDGVQLLGGHGFVKEHPVERWYRDLRAIGLMEGGVLV; the protein is encoded by the coding sequence ATGCCCGTCCCCCAGACGCCCCGCGGCCGCACCCGACGCCACGGGTTGACCTCCGGTGAGAAGCAGGACCCGATCGGCCTCGCCGTCGCGGTCCTGAACCGCCTCGCCCGGTCCTCCGCGCTCGACCGGTTCGGGCTGCGCGGGCCCACCGAGCGGGTGGTGTTCGAGGCGACCCGCACCGGCTTCCGCACGCTCGGCGCCGCCAGCCGCCCGTTCACCCGGGCCGGCTCGCGGCACGGCGCCCCCGCCCGGGTGCCCGCCGCGACCGGGGCCGGGCTCTTCGACCTGACCCCGACCGAGGACGAGCAGATGCTCGTCGACGTGGTCCGGGAGTACGCCGCCGAGGTGGTCCGGCCCGCCGCCGCGGAGGCCGACGACCTCGCCGCCGCCCCCGAGGCGGTCCTCAAGGCCGGCCTCGACATCGGGCTGCCGATCCTCGGCGTGCCCGAGGACCTCGGCGGGATCTCCTCCGAGCGGTCCGCGATGGCCGGCACGCTGGTCGCCGAGGCGCTCGCCCACGGCGACCTCGGCCTGGCCGTCGCGACGCTGGCCCCCGGTGCGGTGAGCACCGCCCTGTCGCTGTGGGGGAGCGACGAGCAGCAGGCGACGTACCTGCCGGCGTTCACCGGCGACGAGGTGCCGGCCGCCGCGCTCGCCCTGACCGAGCCCCGCCCGCTGTTCGACCCGCTCACCCCGGCGACCGTGGCGGTCGCGGACGGCGACGGGTACGTGCTGGACGGGGTGAAGTCGATGGTCCCGCGCGGCGCGGAGGCCGAGCTGTTCGTCGTCGGCGCCGAGCTCGACGGGGAGCCGCGGTTGTTCCTGGTCGAGTCCGGCACCCCCGGTCTGGTGGTCGAGGCCGAGCCGTCGATGGGGCTGCGCGGCGCCTCGCTCGCGCGCCTGGTGCTCACCGGCGTGCGGGTCGGCGACCTGGCCCCGCTGGGCGGCACCGAGGACTACCGCGAGTGCGTGCGGCTGTCCCGGCTGGCCTGGTGCGCGCTGTCGCTGGGCACCGCGCAGGCCGTCCTGGACTACGTGATCCCCTACGTCAACGAGCGGGAGGCGTTCGGCGAGCCGATCAGCCACCGGCAGAGCGTGGCCTTCATGGTGGCCGACATCGGCATCGAGCTGAACGGCATGCGGCTGGTGACCTACCGGGCGGCCTCCCGTGCCGCGCAGGGCAAGAGCTTCGCCCGCGAGGTCGCCCTGGCCCGTCGGCTGTGCGCCGAGAAGGGCATGCGGATCGGCAACGACGGGGTGCAGCTGCTCGGTGGTCACGGCTTCGTCAAGGAGCACCCGGTCGAGCGGTGGTACCGCGACCTCCGAGCGATCGGACTGATGGAAGGCGGGGTGCTGGTCTGA
- a CDS encoding SAM-dependent methyltransferase yields MTLTDARTPAADPGTTRGVAHEMAAVVTPLFGGTLPLRIRAWDGSEAGPAGAPTVVVNDSAALRRLVYRPGELGLAQAYVTGEIDVEGDLLDGFRRVWQAVRESGASPRLTLSTVLAGLRTAKGLGAFGRPPEPPASQARLRGRLHSLTRDRDAISHHYDLSNDFYALILDPHMAYSCAYFTQDPADPTYTVEDAQRDKLDLVCRKLGLHEAGPGHRHLDIGCGWGSLSLYAAETYGVQVVGVTIAKEQKAFIDARIAERGLQDTVEIRLQDYRDVPDGPYDTVSSIEMGEHVGQKNYPVYTSGIHRLLKDGGRALIQQMSRTTRPGGGPFIEAFIAPDMHMRPVGETVDLIEQAGLEVRDVHALREHYVWTVDAWYRTFEDNWDRVVAMVGEEVARVWRLYLVGGALAFEEGRMGVDQILMVRPTLSGRSGLPRVRTV; encoded by the coding sequence ATGACGCTCACCGACGCGCGCACGCCCGCCGCCGACCCCGGGACGACCCGCGGGGTCGCCCACGAGATGGCCGCCGTGGTCACCCCGCTGTTCGGCGGGACCCTGCCGCTGCGGATCCGCGCCTGGGACGGCAGCGAGGCCGGCCCGGCCGGCGCTCCGACCGTCGTGGTCAACGACTCCGCCGCCCTGCGCCGGCTGGTCTACCGGCCCGGCGAGCTGGGCCTGGCGCAGGCCTACGTCACCGGCGAGATCGACGTCGAGGGCGACCTGCTCGACGGCTTCCGCCGGGTGTGGCAGGCGGTCCGCGAGAGCGGTGCCTCGCCCCGGCTGACTCTGTCCACGGTGCTCGCCGGACTGCGGACGGCCAAGGGGCTCGGCGCCTTCGGCCGGCCGCCCGAGCCGCCCGCCTCCCAGGCCCGGCTGCGCGGCCGGCTGCACTCGCTGACCCGCGACCGGGACGCGATCTCGCACCACTACGACCTCTCCAACGACTTCTACGCGCTGATCCTCGACCCGCACATGGCCTACTCCTGCGCGTACTTCACCCAGGACCCGGCCGACCCGACGTACACCGTCGAGGACGCCCAGCGCGACAAGCTCGACCTGGTCTGCCGCAAGCTCGGCCTGCACGAGGCGGGGCCGGGCCACCGGCACCTCGACATCGGCTGCGGCTGGGGCTCGCTGTCGCTCTACGCCGCCGAGACGTACGGCGTGCAGGTCGTCGGCGTCACCATCGCCAAGGAGCAGAAGGCGTTCATCGACGCCCGGATCGCCGAGCGCGGCCTGCAGGACACGGTGGAGATCCGGCTGCAGGACTACCGCGACGTCCCGGACGGCCCCTACGACACCGTCTCCTCGATCGAGATGGGCGAGCACGTCGGCCAGAAGAACTACCCCGTCTACACGAGCGGCATCCACCGGCTGCTCAAGGACGGCGGGCGTGCGCTGATCCAGCAGATGTCGCGCACCACCCGCCCCGGCGGCGGCCCGTTCATCGAGGCCTTCATCGCCCCCGACATGCACATGCGTCCGGTCGGCGAGACCGTGGACCTCATCGAGCAGGCCGGGCTCGAGGTCCGCGACGTGCACGCGCTGCGGGAGCACTACGTGTGGACCGTCGACGCGTGGTACCGCACGTTCGAGGACAACTGGGACCGCGTGGTGGCGATGGTCGGCGAGGAGGTCGCCCGCGTGTGGCGGCTCTACCTCGTCGGCGGCGCGCTGGCCTTCGAGGAGGGCCGGATGGGCGTGGACCAGATCCTGATGGTCCGCCCGACGCTCTCGGGACGCAGCGGCCTCCCGCGCGTGCGCACCGTCTGA
- a CDS encoding CG0192-related protein codes for MALIYDATLTPGKLDLLNAWLPGRPWYDGPGDVEQLGACRFDDPAGEVGVETFLLRAPDGTVLHVPLTYRSAELPGAAERLVGTTEHSVLGTRWVYDAAADPVWAAAVVSAVLTGGTQVEEVLDVDGHREPREPSAYVSGSGAPGTAVPAVTEVAARDTGATTVVRAGDLELVLVRVVGTEVAADQVLTGTWPGGTGVLVGLRG; via the coding sequence ATGGCTCTCATCTACGACGCGACCCTGACCCCCGGCAAGCTCGACCTGCTGAACGCCTGGCTCCCCGGCCGGCCCTGGTACGACGGGCCCGGCGACGTCGAGCAGCTCGGCGCCTGCCGGTTCGACGACCCCGCCGGCGAGGTCGGCGTCGAGACGTTCCTGCTCCGGGCCCCGGACGGGACGGTGCTGCACGTGCCGCTCACCTACCGGTCCGCGGAGCTGCCCGGCGCCGCGGAGCGCCTGGTCGGCACCACCGAGCACTCGGTGCTCGGCACCCGCTGGGTGTACGACGCAGCCGCCGACCCGGTCTGGGCGGCGGCCGTGGTGTCGGCCGTGCTCACCGGAGGCACCCAGGTCGAGGAGGTCCTCGACGTCGACGGCCACCGGGAGCCCCGCGAGCCCAGCGCCTACGTCAGCGGCAGCGGCGCACCGGGCACCGCGGTCCCCGCCGTCACCGAGGTCGCCGCCCGCGACACGGGCGCCACGACCGTGGTGCGCGCCGGCGACCTGGAGCTGGTGCTGGTGCGCGTCGTCGGCACCGAGGTGGCGGCCGACCAGGTCCTCACCGGCACCTGGCCCGGTGGCACCGGCGTGCTCGTCGGGCTGCGCGGCTAG
- the galK gene encoding galactokinase, which yields MENLDPGQPDAIADRLAAEFTDLHGRAPLGVFTAPGRVNLIGEHVDYNGGLCLPMALPHATYAAVGRREDDTVTLRSKQSADTFAGPLESFGPGRATGWAAYAGGVLWSLAQDGWDVGGLDVVVDSRVPVGAGLSSSAALECAVAIAVAEAAGSTLDDDLRGRLVKACMRAEQDVAGAPTGGMDQTIALFGRAASALLLDCRDWSSRQVTWDPASAGLTLLVVDTRASHSLTDGGYEARRRDCETASGILGVALLRDVTDQAAALESLEDEQVRRRTRHVFTEIDRVEEAVDLLGAGDFEALGRAFTASHVSLRDDYEVSCDELDAVVEVALEHGALGARMTGGGFGGSAIALVPDERVDEVRAAVAATYDGRGWDAPAFLTAPPSPGARRLR from the coding sequence GTGGAGAACCTGGACCCCGGTCAGCCGGACGCCATCGCCGACCGGCTCGCCGCCGAGTTCACCGACCTGCACGGGCGGGCCCCGCTCGGGGTGTTCACGGCTCCCGGCCGGGTGAACCTGATCGGCGAGCACGTGGACTACAACGGCGGGCTCTGCCTCCCGATGGCGCTGCCGCACGCGACGTACGCCGCGGTGGGCCGGCGCGAGGACGACACGGTCACGCTGCGCAGCAAGCAGTCCGCGGACACCTTCGCCGGGCCCCTGGAGTCGTTCGGGCCCGGCCGGGCGACCGGCTGGGCGGCGTACGCCGGCGGGGTGCTCTGGTCGCTGGCCCAGGACGGCTGGGACGTCGGCGGCCTCGACGTCGTGGTGGACAGCCGGGTCCCCGTGGGCGCGGGACTGTCGAGCTCGGCGGCGCTGGAGTGCGCGGTGGCCATCGCCGTCGCGGAGGCGGCCGGGAGCACCCTCGACGACGACCTGCGTGGCCGGCTCGTGAAGGCCTGCATGCGCGCCGAGCAGGACGTCGCGGGTGCACCGACCGGCGGCATGGACCAGACGATCGCGCTGTTCGGCCGCGCCGCGTCGGCGCTGCTGCTCGACTGCCGCGACTGGTCGAGCCGGCAGGTGACCTGGGACCCCGCCTCGGCCGGGCTGACGCTGCTCGTCGTGGACACCCGCGCCTCGCACTCGCTGACCGACGGCGGCTACGAGGCGCGGCGCCGGGACTGCGAGACCGCGTCGGGGATCCTCGGCGTGGCGCTGCTGCGCGACGTGACCGACCAGGCCGCCGCGCTCGAGTCCCTCGAGGACGAGCAGGTCCGGCGGCGGACCCGGCACGTCTTCACCGAGATCGACCGGGTCGAGGAGGCGGTCGACCTGCTCGGCGCCGGCGACTTCGAGGCGCTCGGCCGGGCGTTCACCGCGTCGCACGTCTCGCTGCGCGACGACTACGAGGTCTCCTGCGACGAGCTGGACGCGGTGGTCGAGGTCGCCCTCGAGCACGGGGCGCTCGGCGCCAGGATGACCGGTGGCGGCTTCGGCGGCTCGGCGATCGCCCTGGTGCCGGACGAGCGCGTCGACGAGGTGCGGGCGGCGGTGGCTGCGACGTACGACGGGCGCGGGTGGGACGCCCCCGCGTTCCTCACCGCGCCCCCCAGCCCGGGCGCCCGCCGGCTGCGCTAG
- the def gene encoding peptide deformylase: MSEQSDAPSTPSSALPEGGTVRPITRWGEPVMHRTQEPVTAFDDELRALVADMVATMYAADGVGLAACQIGVDRSVFVFDCPDDQGVRHVGVVCNPELFLPEGRDRRLDDGEEGCLSLPGAFVPCARPSYAQVEGQDLDGRPVRFAGDGLFARCLQHESDHCHGTVFGDRLNKRSRKRLFKEADGAAEDFPPGWPVGAG, from the coding sequence ATGTCCGAGCAGTCCGACGCCCCGTCGACCCCCTCTTCGGCCCTCCCGGAGGGCGGCACCGTGCGCCCGATCACCCGGTGGGGCGAGCCGGTGATGCACCGCACCCAGGAGCCGGTCACCGCCTTCGACGACGAGCTGCGGGCGCTGGTCGCGGACATGGTCGCCACGATGTACGCCGCCGACGGCGTCGGCCTCGCGGCCTGCCAGATCGGCGTGGACCGCTCGGTGTTCGTCTTCGACTGCCCCGACGACCAGGGCGTCCGGCACGTGGGCGTGGTCTGCAACCCCGAGCTGTTCCTTCCCGAGGGGCGCGACCGCCGCCTCGACGACGGCGAGGAGGGCTGCCTCTCGCTGCCGGGCGCGTTCGTGCCGTGCGCGCGCCCGTCGTACGCCCAGGTCGAGGGGCAGGACCTCGACGGCCGGCCGGTCCGGTTCGCCGGCGACGGCCTGTTCGCCCGCTGCCTCCAGCACGAGTCGGACCACTGCCACGGCACGGTCTTCGGCGACCGGCTGAACAAGCGCTCCCGCAAGCGGCTGTTCAAGGAGGCCGACGGCGCCGCCGAGGACTTCCCCCCGGGCTGGCCGGTCGGCGCCGGCTGA
- a CDS encoding ankyrin repeat domain-containing protein yields MTDAPDERLVELAHQMFDLARQGEGERLAAYVDAGVPVDLTDASGNTLLMLAAYHGHATTVALLAARGADADRVNDRGQSPLAGAVFKDEQDVVRTLVEAGADPDAGTPSARATAAMFGRPDLFG; encoded by the coding sequence ATGACCGATGCACCCGACGAGCGGCTCGTCGAGCTCGCCCACCAGATGTTCGACCTGGCCCGGCAGGGAGAGGGCGAGCGGCTCGCGGCGTACGTCGACGCCGGCGTGCCCGTCGACCTGACCGACGCCTCCGGCAACACGCTGCTGATGCTGGCGGCCTACCACGGGCACGCCACGACCGTCGCGCTGCTGGCCGCCCGCGGCGCCGACGCCGACCGGGTCAACGACCGGGGGCAGAGCCCGTTGGCCGGCGCGGTGTTCAAGGACGAGCAGGACGTGGTGCGCACCCTCGTCGAGGCCGGCGCGGACCCCGACGCCGGCACCCCCAGCGCGCGGGCCACCGCTGCGATGTTCGGGCGGCCCGACCTCTTCGGGTGA
- a CDS encoding SDR family oxidoreductase, with amino-acid sequence MTSTLAGTTMIMSGGSRGIGLAIALRAASDGANVVLLAKTSEPHPKLEGTVHTAAQEIEAAGGQALAVVGDVRVDDDVARAVAAAVERFGGIDVVVNNASALDLSSTPDISMKKYDLMQDINVRGTFLLTKSCLPHLERSTNPHVLTLSPPLDLRPKWAGTYLAYTMAKYGMSLTTLGLAEELRDRGIAVNSLWPRTLIATAAVRNLLAEGDSLSRSRTTEIVSDAAHAILTRDARSCTGNFYIDEDVLAEEGVTDFDRYRTVPGDGPLETDLFLDQEA; translated from the coding sequence ATGACGAGCACCCTGGCCGGCACCACGATGATCATGTCCGGCGGCAGCCGCGGCATCGGGCTGGCGATCGCCCTGCGGGCCGCCAGCGACGGCGCGAACGTGGTGCTGCTCGCGAAGACCAGCGAGCCGCACCCGAAGCTCGAGGGCACCGTGCACACGGCGGCGCAGGAGATCGAGGCGGCCGGCGGGCAGGCGCTCGCGGTGGTCGGCGACGTCCGCGTCGACGACGACGTGGCCCGCGCCGTGGCCGCCGCGGTCGAGCGGTTCGGCGGCATCGACGTGGTGGTCAACAACGCCTCCGCGCTCGACCTGAGCAGCACGCCGGACATCAGCATGAAGAAGTACGACCTGATGCAGGACATCAACGTGCGCGGCACGTTCCTGCTGACCAAGTCCTGCCTGCCGCACCTCGAGCGGTCGACGAACCCGCACGTCCTCACGCTGTCGCCGCCGCTGGACCTGCGTCCCAAGTGGGCCGGCACCTACCTCGCCTACACGATGGCGAAGTACGGCATGAGCCTGACCACGCTCGGCCTGGCCGAGGAGCTCCGGGACCGCGGCATCGCGGTGAACTCGCTGTGGCCGCGCACCCTGATCGCCACCGCCGCGGTGCGCAACCTGCTCGCCGAGGGCGACTCGCTGAGCCGCTCGCGCACCACCGAGATCGTCAGCGACGCGGCGCACGCGATCCTGACCCGCGACGCGCGCTCGTGCACCGGCAACTTCTACATCGACGAGGACGTGCTCGCCGAGGAGGGCGTCACCGACTTCGACCGCTACCGCACCGTGCCCGGTGACGGCCCGCTGGAGACCGACCTGTTCCTCGACCAGGAGGCGTAG